From the Streptomyces nigrescens genome, one window contains:
- a CDS encoding GntR family transcriptional regulator: protein MGKRETEQALGADGPVQFSVDRSSPVPLYFQLSQQLEAAIEHGRLAPGSLLGNEIELAGRLGLSRPTVRQAIQSLVDKGLLVRRRGIGTQVVHSQVKRPLELSSLYDDLEAAGQKPATRVLLNTTTEADAEVAAALGIAEGAEVALVERLRLAHGEPVAHLRNHLPAGLIALRTAELEETGLYRLMRSAGITLHSARQAVGARAATVEEGERLDEPEGAPLLTMQRTTFDDTGRAVEFGSHVYRASRYAFEFQLLVRP from the coding sequence GTGGGGAAACGCGAGACAGAACAAGCCCTGGGCGCCGACGGCCCCGTCCAGTTCAGCGTGGACCGGAGCAGTCCGGTCCCGTTGTATTTCCAGCTGTCCCAGCAGCTGGAGGCCGCGATCGAGCACGGCCGGCTGGCTCCCGGCAGCCTGCTCGGCAATGAGATCGAGCTGGCCGGCCGGCTGGGCCTGTCCCGGCCGACGGTGCGGCAGGCGATCCAGTCGCTGGTCGACAAGGGCCTGCTGGTGCGCCGCCGCGGTATCGGCACCCAGGTCGTCCACAGCCAGGTCAAGCGCCCGCTGGAGCTGAGCAGCCTCTACGACGACCTGGAGGCGGCCGGGCAGAAGCCGGCCACCCGGGTGCTGCTCAACACCACCACCGAGGCCGACGCCGAGGTCGCCGCCGCCCTGGGGATCGCCGAGGGGGCGGAGGTCGCGCTGGTCGAGCGGCTGCGGCTGGCCCATGGGGAGCCCGTCGCGCATCTGCGCAACCACCTCCCCGCCGGGCTGATCGCGCTGAGGACCGCCGAGCTGGAGGAGACCGGTCTGTACCGCCTGATGCGGTCGGCCGGGATCACCCTGCACAGTGCCCGTCAGGCCGTCGGGGCCCGTGCCGCGACCGTCGAGGAGGGCGAGCGGCTCGATGAGCCCGAGGGCGCCCCGCTGCTCACGATGCAGCGGACGACCTTCGACGACACCGGGCGCGCGGTCGAATTCGGCTCGCACGTCTACCGCGCGTCGCGTTACGCCTTCGAGTTCCAGCTGCTGGTACGGCCCTGA
- a CDS encoding transporter substrate-binding domain-containing protein — MKRAVTLSALACLLAVTAAAPAASDTPTAARGATTASAGKQSALDTVPRRKVLRVCTTGDYRPFSHLDPATGTYSGVDIKMAGDLAKSLGARPRYVATTWAGLVGDLSAGRCDIAMGGVSVTLPRARSVYFSEPTRTDGKTPIVRCTDKDKYRTLSQIDRPGTRVIVNPGGTNEEFARAHLHRAALTVHPDNTTIFDEIIAGRADVMMTDASETRYQAKIHPELCSLHPDKPFSFSEKAYALPRGDDEFKAYVDQWVHLATHDGTYRKYEDAWMK; from the coding sequence ATGAAGCGCGCCGTCACCCTCTCCGCCCTCGCCTGTCTGCTCGCCGTCACCGCCGCCGCCCCGGCGGCCTCGGACACCCCCACCGCGGCACGAGGAGCCACCACCGCCTCCGCGGGCAAGCAGTCGGCCCTCGACACCGTCCCCCGGCGCAAGGTACTGCGCGTCTGCACCACCGGTGACTACCGTCCCTTCAGCCACCTCGACCCCGCGACCGGCACGTACAGCGGTGTGGACATCAAGATGGCCGGGGATCTCGCCAAGAGCCTCGGTGCCAGGCCGCGTTATGTGGCCACGACCTGGGCCGGGCTCGTTGGCGATCTGTCGGCCGGCCGCTGCGACATCGCCATGGGCGGAGTCTCGGTCACCCTCCCGCGCGCCCGCTCCGTGTACTTCAGCGAACCCACCCGCACCGACGGCAAGACGCCCATCGTGCGCTGCACGGACAAGGACAAGTACCGGACCCTGTCGCAGATCGACCGGCCCGGCACGCGCGTCATCGTCAACCCGGGCGGCACCAACGAGGAATTCGCCCGCGCCCATCTCCACCGGGCAGCCCTCACGGTCCATCCGGACAACACCACGATCTTCGACGAGATCATCGCGGGCCGCGCCGATGTGATGATGACCGACGCCAGCGAGACCCGCTACCAGGCCAAGATCCACCCCGAACTCTGCTCGCTCCACCCGGACAAGCCCTTCTCCTTCTCCGAGAAGGCCTACGCACTGCCCCGCGGCGACGATGAGTTCAAGGCGTATGTGGACCAGTGGGTACACCTGGCCACGCACGACGGCACGTACCGGAAGTACGAGGACGCATGGATGAAGTAG
- a CDS encoding VOC family protein produces MPVRRVVPDIHSDDLDGNRTFYGLLGFEEVMNLGWVMTLASPANPTAQLILMTHDKTAPVTPDLSIEVDDVDAVHAAVLASGARIVRPLQDEEWGVRRFFVEDPNGRVVNVLSHRAPAPGTGNTAAADAGTDG; encoded by the coding sequence ATGCCCGTACGCCGCGTCGTCCCCGACATCCACTCCGACGACCTGGACGGAAACCGCACGTTCTACGGCCTGCTGGGGTTCGAGGAGGTCATGAACCTGGGCTGGGTCATGACCCTCGCCTCCCCCGCCAACCCCACGGCCCAGCTCATCTTGATGACCCACGACAAGACCGCCCCCGTCACTCCCGACCTGAGCATCGAGGTCGACGACGTGGACGCGGTCCACGCCGCCGTCCTGGCCTCCGGGGCGCGGATCGTCCGGCCGCTCCAGGACGAGGAGTGGGGCGTCCGCCGTTTCTTCGTCGAGGACCCGAACGGCCGGGTCGTCAACGTCCTCAGTCACCGCGCACCGGCGCCCGGCACCGGGAACACCGCGGCCGCCGACGCCGGCACCGACGGCTGA
- a CDS encoding YqjF family protein translates to MPPTPLAPEPITPAPVHTTPRPLLTQSWLDLAFVHWAVDPADITPLLPAGTVPDTLDGATYVGLVAFRMHRVGWFRLPGVPYLGSFPETNVRLYTVDASGRRGVVFRSLDASRLIPVAIARTFLRLPYLWSRMSISRRADTISYHSRRRWPGPRGAHSRLTIRLGEEIEEPTALEHFLTARWGMHSSFFGRPMYLPNTHPRWPLHRAELIECHENLVTAAGLPEPCGTPASVLYSPGVPVRFGRPARPGGTPAPARGGAFASEANLLPER, encoded by the coding sequence GTGCCGCCTACGCCCCTCGCCCCGGAACCCATAACGCCGGCCCCCGTGCACACGACGCCGCGCCCTCTCCTCACTCAGTCGTGGCTGGATCTGGCCTTTGTGCACTGGGCCGTCGACCCCGCCGACATCACGCCGCTCCTGCCCGCGGGTACGGTCCCCGATACGCTCGACGGCGCCACCTACGTCGGCCTGGTCGCTTTCCGCATGCACCGCGTCGGATGGTTCCGGCTGCCCGGCGTGCCGTATCTGGGCAGCTTCCCGGAGACGAACGTGCGCCTCTACACCGTGGATGCCTCCGGGCGCCGAGGCGTGGTCTTCCGCTCGCTCGACGCCTCCCGCCTCATCCCCGTGGCGATCGCACGGACCTTTCTCCGACTGCCGTATCTGTGGTCCCGCATGAGCATCAGCCGCCGCGCCGACACCATCAGCTACCACAGCCGCCGCCGCTGGCCCGGACCGCGCGGCGCCCACAGCAGGCTGACGATACGGCTCGGTGAAGAGATCGAGGAGCCCACCGCGCTCGAACACTTCCTGACCGCACGCTGGGGCATGCACAGCAGCTTCTTCGGGCGGCCGATGTATCTGCCGAACACCCACCCGAGGTGGCCACTGCACCGCGCCGAGCTGATCGAGTGTCACGAGAACCTGGTGACGGCCGCGGGCCTGCCCGAGCCGTGCGGGACACCGGCGAGCGTGCTCTACTCGCCCGGCGTCCCCGTGCGCTTCGGACGGCCCGCCCGCCCGGGCGGCACCCCCGCCCCGGCGCGAGGGGGCGCTTTTGCCTCTGAGGCAAATCTTTTGCCCGAGAGGTGA
- a CDS encoding helix-turn-helix domain-containing protein: MTELPDEPAGGPPDELSTVAPRLRDLRRRSGLTLEAAARLVGLSPAHLSRLETDQRQPSLPMLLALARTYGTTVSELLGETAPERDPIVRAGRAEASEAGGWTYWTVGGAGRAMQALRVRVPERAQGDLVRVHPGEEWLYVLKGRLRLTLGAAVQVLEPGDAAHFDSLTPHRIAAASPGGVELLFVHTLLQSGAAELCLGDDTRRRGL, translated from the coding sequence ATGACCGAGCTCCCCGACGAGCCCGCCGGCGGTCCGCCGGACGAGCTGTCCACCGTTGCGCCGCGCCTGCGTGACCTGCGGCGACGCAGTGGTCTCACGCTGGAGGCCGCGGCCCGGCTGGTGGGGCTCTCGCCTGCGCATCTGTCGCGGCTGGAGACCGATCAGCGCCAGCCTTCGCTGCCGATGCTGCTGGCGCTGGCCCGTACCTATGGCACCACGGTATCCGAGCTGCTCGGCGAGACCGCTCCGGAGCGGGACCCGATCGTGCGGGCCGGCCGGGCGGAGGCGTCGGAGGCCGGCGGCTGGACGTACTGGACCGTGGGCGGTGCCGGGCGGGCGATGCAGGCGCTGCGGGTGCGGGTGCCGGAGCGGGCGCAGGGCGATCTGGTGCGGGTCCATCCGGGCGAGGAGTGGCTGTACGTCCTCAAGGGGCGGCTGCGGCTGACGCTCGGTGCGGCCGTACAGGTGCTGGAGCCGGGGGACGCGGCGCACTTCGACTCGCTGACCCCGCACCGTATCGCCGCCGCCTCGCCGGGCGGGGTGGAGCTGCTGTTCGTCCACACGCTGCTGCAGAGCGGGGCCGCCGAGCTGTGCCTCGGCGACGACACGAGGCGCCGCGGGCTGTGA
- a CDS encoding PaaI family thioesterase translates to MAGSGRTSAEFDLAAAQQALAAQPFSRLVQARITEFGGGAATLEIDIREELQQQHGFVHGGVLSYAADNTLTFAAATALGAAIVTGGFSIQYVRPARGRTLRARAQVVQAGRRQAVCRCELTVLDEEGAESVCAVAQGTAMPLNGPAGGGGEG, encoded by the coding sequence ATGGCCGGTTCGGGGCGGACGAGTGCGGAGTTCGATCTTGCGGCGGCGCAACAGGCCCTGGCGGCCCAGCCGTTCAGCAGGCTGGTGCAGGCGCGGATCACCGAGTTCGGGGGTGGTGCGGCCACGCTGGAGATCGATATCCGCGAGGAACTCCAGCAGCAGCACGGGTTCGTGCACGGCGGGGTGCTGTCGTACGCCGCCGACAACACCCTCACCTTCGCCGCCGCCACGGCCCTGGGCGCCGCCATCGTCACCGGCGGCTTCTCCATCCAGTACGTGCGTCCGGCGCGCGGCCGCACGCTGCGCGCCCGCGCCCAGGTCGTCCAGGCCGGGCGCCGGCAGGCCGTGTGCCGCTGCGAGCTGACCGTGCTCGACGAGGAGGGGGCGGAGAGCGTGTGCGCGGTGGCGCAGGGGACGGCGATGCCGCTCAACGGGCCGGCGGGCGGCGGTGGCGAGGGGTAG
- a CDS encoding bifunctional 4-hydroxy-2-oxoglutarate aldolase/2-dehydro-3-deoxy-phosphogluconate aldolase, with the protein MYRWEITRAALAQRVFAIVRSRTYDEASATADTLLSAGITSLEISLTTPFALEAVTTLTRELGDDAVIGAGTVLDAASARMAVDAGARFLVSPSLDAEVIRTGHRYGVPVFPGVSTPTEMVRGLELGADALKLFPASAHDPSWLAEVRASLPQVPLLPTGGVTVDSAPEWIAAGAVAVGMGAALSDGDRDTVAKRAADLLTRLEDAAPDRPTIRGTADF; encoded by the coding sequence GTGTATCGCTGGGAAATCACCCGGGCCGCACTGGCGCAGCGTGTTTTCGCCATCGTCCGGAGCCGGACCTATGACGAGGCCAGCGCCACCGCCGACACCCTGCTGTCGGCGGGCATCACCAGCCTGGAGATATCCCTCACCACCCCCTTCGCCCTGGAAGCGGTCACCACCCTCACCCGGGAGCTGGGCGACGACGCGGTCATCGGCGCCGGCACGGTCCTTGACGCGGCATCGGCCCGGATGGCGGTCGACGCGGGCGCCCGTTTCCTGGTCTCGCCGAGCCTGGACGCCGAGGTCATCCGTACGGGCCACCGCTATGGCGTCCCGGTCTTCCCCGGGGTGTCGACGCCGACCGAGATGGTCCGCGGTCTGGAGCTCGGGGCGGACGCGCTCAAGCTGTTCCCCGCCTCGGCACACGACCCGTCCTGGCTGGCGGAGGTGCGTGCCTCACTGCCGCAGGTACCGCTGCTGCCGACGGGCGGGGTGACGGTCGACAGCGCGCCGGAGTGGATCGCCGCGGGCGCCGTGGCTGTCGGTATGGGCGCGGCGCTCTCCGACGGCGACCGTGACACCGTTGCCAAGCGTGCCGCCGATCTGCTCACCCGCCTTGAGGACGCCGCCCCGGACCGTCCGACGATCCGGGGTACCGCGGACTTCTGA
- a CDS encoding sugar ABC transporter substrate-binding protein: MIGVRTTGSFTVRSVAVRGAAALLATVALATGCSATGGQDASGDDADTPRMTIGMVSHSGDGDTFWDIVQNGAQQAAAKDKVKFLYAHDKEGGQQAALIQSYIDQKVDGLIVTLAKPQAVKAAVRKAVARGIPVITVNSGGEFSAAYGALTHIGQDESVAGRAVGDELNARRAKKVLCVIHEQGNVSLEDRCAGVRKAFRGTVENIDVDGTNAPNSQSSIEAKLQSDKSLDAIVTLGAPMAAISLKAKEEAGSRAQIATFDLNSAVVKLLKAKDIGFAVDQQPFLQGYEAVDLLWLHKTNADVLGGGKPVLTGPALVTEKDVPKLTEYTGRGTR; the protein is encoded by the coding sequence ATGATCGGCGTGCGTACGACTGGCTCCTTCACTGTCCGCAGCGTCGCTGTGCGCGGCGCAGCCGCCTTACTGGCGACCGTCGCGCTGGCCACCGGGTGCAGTGCCACCGGCGGCCAGGACGCCTCCGGCGACGACGCCGATACCCCGCGCATGACCATCGGCATGGTCAGTCACTCCGGAGACGGCGACACCTTCTGGGACATCGTGCAGAACGGCGCCCAGCAGGCCGCCGCCAAGGACAAGGTGAAGTTCCTGTACGCGCACGACAAGGAGGGCGGCCAGCAGGCCGCACTGATCCAGTCGTACATCGACCAGAAGGTGGACGGGCTGATCGTCACCCTCGCCAAGCCCCAGGCCGTCAAGGCGGCCGTCCGCAAGGCCGTGGCGCGGGGCATCCCCGTCATCACCGTCAACTCCGGTGGCGAGTTCTCCGCGGCGTACGGGGCGCTCACCCACATCGGGCAGGACGAGTCGGTGGCCGGCCGCGCGGTCGGCGACGAGCTGAACGCGCGGCGGGCGAAGAAGGTGCTCTGCGTCATCCACGAACAGGGCAATGTGTCGCTGGAGGACCGCTGCGCCGGCGTCCGCAAGGCCTTCCGCGGAACGGTCGAGAACATCGACGTGGACGGCACCAACGCACCGAACTCGCAGTCCTCGATCGAGGCCAAGCTCCAGTCCGACAAGTCCCTCGACGCGATCGTCACGCTCGGTGCGCCGATGGCGGCGATCTCGCTCAAGGCCAAGGAGGAGGCGGGCAGCCGGGCGCAGATCGCGACCTTCGACCTGAACTCCGCCGTCGTCAAGCTGCTCAAGGCCAAGGACATCGGTTTCGCCGTCGACCAGCAGCCCTTCCTCCAGGGATACGAGGCGGTGGATCTGCTCTGGCTCCACAAGACCAACGCCGATGTCCTCGGCGGCGGCAAACCGGTGCTCACCGGGCCCGCGCTGGTCACCGAGAAGGACGTACCGAAGCTCACCGAGTACACCGGGCGAGGCACCCGGTGA
- a CDS encoding ribonuclease domain-containing protein yields the protein MRIPPRITRFGAVGALASALLIGGTAVTATPAVASTHTATSYAATAHVASVHVQDVGKVCYSKLPSQAHDTLDLIEKGGPYPYPKDGTVFDNREGILPSQGTGYYHEFTVITPGSPDRGARRIVTGEKKEEDYYTADHYKTFDLVDRGC from the coding sequence ATGAGAATCCCCCCACGGATCACCAGGTTCGGCGCCGTCGGCGCCCTCGCTTCGGCCCTTCTCATCGGCGGGACCGCTGTCACCGCCACCCCCGCCGTCGCCTCGACGCACACGGCCACCTCGTACGCCGCGACGGCGCATGTGGCGTCCGTGCACGTCCAGGACGTCGGCAAGGTCTGCTACTCCAAGCTGCCTTCGCAGGCCCATGACACCCTCGATCTGATCGAGAAGGGTGGGCCCTACCCGTATCCGAAGGACGGCACGGTCTTCGACAACCGGGAGGGCATCCTCCCGTCCCAGGGCACCGGCTACTACCACGAGTTCACCGTCATCACTCCCGGCTCGCCCGACCGCGGTGCGCGACGCATCGTGACCGGCGAGAAGAAGGAGGAGGACTACTACACCGCCGACCACTACAAGACGTTCGATCTCGTCGACCGAGGCTGCTGA
- a CDS encoding DUF6126 family protein: MPDQTIPATPPPSEPLSEAVPARKYVENKPPRGLYVRVFIYVIATHVLLAMMSLVVIAANSR; encoded by the coding sequence GTGCCCGATCAGACCATTCCTGCCACCCCCCCGCCGTCGGAACCGCTGTCCGAGGCGGTGCCCGCGCGGAAGTACGTCGAGAACAAGCCGCCCCGCGGGCTGTATGTGCGGGTGTTCATCTATGTCATTGCGACGCATGTGCTGCTGGCGATGATGAGCCTTGTGGTGATCGCCGCGAATTCCCGGTAG